The Osmerus eperlanus chromosome 22, fOsmEpe2.1, whole genome shotgun sequence genome window below encodes:
- the kif16ba gene encoding kinesin-like protein KIF16B isoform X1: MASVRVAVRLRPMNRREKDLTAKCIIGMEGTKTTISNLKMTDGITGDSVRERTKTFTYDFSYDSSDCKSTSFVSQEKVFKDLGSDVLKAAFEGYNACIFAYGQTGSGKSYTMMGNPEDAGLIPRICEGLFSRIAGMTRWDEASFRTEVSYLEIYNERVRDLLRRKSTQTYNLRVREHPKDGPYVEDLSKHLVQNYSDVEELMEAGNINRTTASTDMNDTSSRSHAIFTINFTQAKFDAEMPCETVSKIHLVDLAGSERADATGATGVRLKEGGNINKSLVTLGNVISALADLTQDAVNTNLKKKQVFVPYRDSVLTWLLKDSLGGNSKTIMIATLSPADVNYGETLSTLRYANRAKNIINKPTINEDSNVKLIRELRAEIARLKALLIQGNQIALLDSPTALSMEEKLHQNEARVRELTKEWTNKWNETQNILKEETLALRKEGIGVVLDSELPHLIGIDDDLLSTGIILYHLKEGRTYVGRDDASTEQDIILHGLDLESEHCMFENQTGTVTLIPLNGAQCSVNGVQVTEPAPLNQGAVILLGRTNMFRFNHPKEAAKLREKRKSGLLSSFSLSMTDLSQSCENLSTVMLYNPGFFNERGPIFLRLEFERQQREELEKLEHKRRLIKEMEEKQKCEKAELERLQQEVESQQKESEQVQLRIRRQEESLRCRSQDIESRLRDLLAEKERFEEERGRDTQELDLQRRQQRKQQEEWNEREAQDVEVRRQQEAAERAEQTEIYRELERLKREREEQEVRLEAERRRLEEQEREQLSLVGRLEEQLRERHEAAAALLTREDRRRLENESCALAEIREVLLRAKEACERPDGEESWNEVRAAQASYTDFKAAQVEELSQLEDGLRMQKERLEKEVAAERATLALLVQAHKDRQRQLRETQEKGAQDATMLFQEEQRIKQAEQRLQFKERQLATLADSHLPAVAEERQRAAELLERGNAGGDSGRHSPPALDNTLYQVEKELEEKKEQLTLHCASAEQLQQLHDTYEFTANVARQEEKVRRKEKEILESRGKQQREALEQAVARLQRRHCALRRSISLEPENEELKHKGSILNTARATPELDQERVEREILKLKQRISESEGSGRSHSVSGDDKGSHTNSPVSPIIASLPGVLPIADERINAYIEEEVQRRLQKINLLNGDTVDLSFSSESLKEEEEVNESRSVRLTDEDDDKQQNHVNPRKLKYEIHSMPLLWRSFLHVPWHENSTYLNGSKTYSEEKEGEDHSDLDKADNPEKTTKDLIKNESLPCRQGNTAKWWHVGVMVHREKLDQTKTKHYECDIGTKYIDISTAVTTNNDMYYDVPGKRDTNLGCYILDKNQHLTCSQSKETEEENKLLDRSVLHTESHARDPVPDKATKVPIRQSSQTQISLNGYFGVNLTLVSTRHQKQPNERTFDLITRMLGAKQGYILGYFAGKLTAVYKDAGKCLQSTQKIIRQVRQRDANRLISSYLTMVGREPQQLQLELEPKSSNGAKEVSFANLADCDILNSSDNIGVLSGQSTNRWPQGSVLSGKIGNPEVLFQKLVQFPECLLELQSLPLLEMLQHLNRLLPQVAATSGQLLGIYWLRIANFKRPTSQPGCLLLFETELYAISSRMGFNEDDQALEVFHKSSLLDIQEIQVSFAGQLVRFIGSSEETLLVAFTHNKDLTQTLCRTFHNIFKVSKGVEGTSAHPLLQEDLMSLSLDWRSHVPDLLLSNQLRITSRFKKDHADLLYILHGNMEGSGKPSLADICLLLYTCVKIEDSSNQSQDDLSQFILTDTHVGLLQEESVFHAVPQGSDLVPIQSQYRGIELRRRSDIRCLLVRQNDNCMVVDILYSKACKLQAETKSKDEVSDPLYGGRIADSWKLKFGCISEAMILINNLST; the protein is encoded by the exons ATGGCATCGGTGCGGGTAGCTGTTCGGCTCAGGCCGATGAACAGGCG GGAGAAGGATCTGACGGCAAAATGCATTATTGGAATGGAGGGAACAAAGACTACTATTTCAAACCTAAAG ATGACAGATGGAATTACTGGGgattctgtgagagagagaaccaagACCTTCACGTATGACTTTTCCTATGACTCCTCTGACTGCAAAAGCACCAGTTTCGTTTCTCAAGAAAAG GTTTTTAAAGATCTGGGCTCTGATGTCCTGAAGGCTGCTTTCGAAGGCTACAATGCTTGTATCTTCGCCTATGGCCAGACGGGCTCTGGAAAGTCTTACACCATGATGGGCAATCCA GAAGATGCAGGACTCATCCCAAGAATATGTGAGGGTCTTTTCAGCCGCATTGCTGGGATGACACGATGGGACGAGGCCTCTTTCCGCACGGAAGTCAG TTATTTGGAGATCTACAATGAGCGTGTCAGAGACCTGCTCCGAAGAAAGTCCACACAGACTTACAACCTGAGGGTGAGGGAGCACCCCAAAGACGGACCCTATGTGGAGG ACCTGTCAAAGCATCTGGTGCAGAACTATAGTGACGTGGAGGAGCTGATGGAAGCAGGCAACATCAACCGCACCACGGCAAGCACCGACATGAACGACACCAGCAGCCGCTCGCACGCCATCTTCACCATCAACTTCACTCAG GCAAAGTTTGATGCAGAGATGCCTTGCGAGACGGTCAGTAAGATCCACCTGGTGGACCTGGCGGGCAGTGAGAGGGCGGACGCCACGGGAGCCACAGGTGTCAGGCTAAAGGAAGGAGGCAACATCAACAAATCTCTGGTTACCCTGGGCAATGTCATCTCCGCTTTGG ctgacctcaccCAGGATGCAGTAAACACCAACCTGAAGAAGAAGCAGGTGTTCGTGCCTTACAGAGACTCGGTGCTGACCTGGCTGCTGAAGGACAGTCTTGGAGGCAACTCCAAGACCATCATGATCGCAA CCCTTTCACCTGCTGACGTCAACTATGGAGAGACGCTGAGCACACTTCGCTACGCCAACCGTGCCAAGAACATCATCAACAAGCCCACAATCAACGAGGACTCCAACGTTAAGCTCATCAGGGAACTGAGGGCAGAAATCGCCCGACTAAAAGCACTCCTCATCCAGGGGAACCAG ATTGCTCTGCTAGATTCGCCCACCGCCTTGAGCATGGAGGAGAAACTGCACCAGAATGAAGCAAGG GTACGAGAGCTGACTAAGGAGTGGACTAACAAATGGAATGAAACTCAGAATATTCTGAAG GAAGAGACCCTTGCCCTAAGAAAAGAGGGGATCGGTGTGGTCCTAGACTCCGAGTTGCCGCACCTTATCGGAATTGACGATGACCTCCTTAGCACTGGGATTATCCTCTACCATCTAAAG GAGGGCAGAACGTATGTTGGCCGAGATGATGCATCAACAGAGCAGGATATCA TTCTCCATGGGTTGGACCTGGAGAGCGAACACTGCATGTTTGAGAACCAGACCGGCACAGTCACCCTGATACCGCTCAACGGGGCCCAATGTTCAGTAAATGGGGTGCAAGTGACAGAGCCAGCACCGCTCAATCAAG GTGCTGTCATCCTGCTAGGCAGAACAAACATGTTTCGTTTCAACCACCCTAAAGAGGCAGCTAAATTAAGGGAAAAAAGGAAG AGTGGGCTACTCTCCTCTTTCAGTTTGTCAATGACAGATCTTTCCCAGTCATGTGAGAACCTTTCCACCGTCATGCTTTACAACCCAGG TTTCTTCAATGAAAGGGGGCCCATCTTTCTCAG GTTAGAGTTTGAGAGACAGCAACGGGAAGAACTGGAAAAGCTGGAGCATAAAAG GAGGCTGAtcaaggagatggaggagaagcagaagtgTGAGAAGGCCGAGCTGGAGCGCCTGCAGCAGGAGGTGGAGTCCCAGCAGAAGGAGTCGGAGCAGGTCCAGCTCCGCATCCGGCGCCAAGAGGAGAGCCTCCGCTGCCGCAGCCAGGACATCGAGAGCCGCCTCCGCGACCTCCTGGCCGAGAAGGAGCGCTTCGAGGAGGAGCGAGGCCGCGACACTCAAGAGCTGGACCTGCAGAGACGGCAGCAGCGAAAGCAGCAGGAGGAGTGGAACGAGCGGGAGGCGCAGGACGTGGAGGTGCGGCGCCAGCAGGAGGCGGCCGAGCGCGCAGAGCAGACGGAAATCTACCGCGAGCTGGAGCGGCTGAAACGCGAGCGCGAGGAGCAGGAGGTGAGGTTGGAAGCGGAGCGCCGGCGCTTGGAGGAGCAGGAGCGCGAGCAGCTGAGTCTAGTCGGGCGCTTGGAGGAGCAGCTTCGCGAACGCCACGAGGCTGCCGCCGCACTCCTGACCCGCGAGGATCGCAGGCGCCTGGAGAACGAGAGCTGCGCCCTTGCCGAGATCCGTGAGGTCCTGCTCCGTGCCAAGGAGGCCTGTGAGCGCCCTGATGGTGAAGAATCCTGGAATGAGGTACGCGCCGCCCAGGCAAGCTATACAGACTTTAAGGCCGCCCAGGTAGAGGAGCTAAGCCAGCTGGAGGATGGGCTTCGAATGCAGAAGGAGCGTCTGGAGAAGGAGGTTGCAGCCGAACGTGCTACCCTAGCCCTGCTGGTCCAGGCGCACAAGGACCGTCAGCGGCAGCTACGGGAAACCCAAGAGAAGGGAGCACAGGACGCCACCATGCTTTTCCAGGAGGAGCAGCGAATCAAGCAGGCCGAGCAGCGCCTTCAGTTCAAGGAGCGCCAGTTAGCCACCCTGGCAGACAGCCACCTGCCAGCAGTTGCGGAGGAGAGGCAAAGAGCTGCCGAGCTACTCGAACGAGGCAACGCTGGCGGGGACAGCGGCCGCCACAGCCCCCCGGCCCTGGACAACACACTGTACCAGGTGGAGAAGGAGCtcgaggagaagaaggagcagctgacGTTGCACTGTGCCAGTGCCGAGCAGCTCCAGCAACTCCACGACACGTACGAGTTCACGGCCAACGTGGCAcggcaggaggagaaggtgcgaaggaaggagaaggagatctTAGAGTCGCGGGGAAAGCAGCAGCGAGAGGCCTTGGAGCAGGCTGTGGCACGCCTCCAGAGAAGGCACTGTGCCCTGAGGCGTAGCATCTCACTGGAGCCTGAGAACGAGGAGCTGAAACATAAAGGGTCAATCCTGAACACGGCACGGGCCACTCCAGAGCTAGACCAGGAAAG AGTGGAGCGTGAGATCCTGAAGCTGAAGCAGAGGATCAGTGAGAGTGAAGGGAGTGGGAGGAGCCACTCGGTGAGCGGCGATGACAAGGGCAGTCACACCAACTCTCCAGTCAGCCCCATCATCGCAAGCCTCCCGGGTGTACTGCCCATTGCAGACGAAAG GATCAATGCATACATTGAGGAGGAGGTTCAAAGAAGATTACAGAAGATTAATCTCCTGAATGGGGACACCGTTGATCTTTCATTTTCATCTGAGTCACTGAAG gaggaggaagaagttaATGAATCTAGGTCTGTAAGACTAACCGATGAG GATGATGACAAGCAACAAAATCATGTAAATCCAAGGAAACTGAAATATGAG ATACACTCCATGCCCTTGCTGTGGCGGAGTTTCCTGCATGTTCCTTGGCATGAGAATAGTACCTACTTGAATGGCAGTAAAACATATTCAGAAGAAAAAGAAGGGGAAGATCACTCAGATTTAGATAAAGCAGACAATCCAGAAAAGACAACCAAAGACTTAATCAAAAACGAGAGTCTACCTTGTAGACAAGGTAACACAGCCAAGTGGTGGCATGTAGGGGTGATGGTACATCGAGAAAAACTGGATCAAACAAAGACCAAGCACTATGAGTGTGACATTGGGACCAAATATATAGACATATCAACAGCTGTCACAACCAATAATGACATGTATTACGATGTCCCTGGAAAGAGAGACACCAACCTAGGTTGTTACATTCTTGACAAGAACCAACATCTTACGTGTAGCCAATCCAAAGAAACTGAAGAAGAAAACAAGCTTCTGGACAGATCTGTTTTGCACACTGAAAGTCACGCAAGGGATCCTGTACCTGATAAAGCTACTAAAGTCCCAATAAGACAAAGCTCACAGACTCAAATCTCTCTGAATGGCTACTTTGGTGTCAATCTGACCTTAGTGTCAACACGCCATCAAAAACAGCCAAATGAGAGGACCTTTGATCTGATCACTAGAATGCTGGGAGCAAAACAGGGTTACATTCTCGGATATTTTGCTGGAAAGCTAACTGCTGTTTACAAGGATGCTGGAAAATGTTTGCAAAGCACACAGAAAATTATCCGTCAGGTTAGACAAAGGGATGCAAACAGATTAATCAGCTCATACCTGACAATGGTAGGTAGGGAGCCTCAGCAACTGCAGCTTGAGTTGGAACCAAAATCTAGCAATGGAGCTAAGGAAGTTTCTTTTGCTAATTTGGCAGATTGTGATATTTTAAATTCCTCAGACAACATCGGTGTGCTTTCTGGTCAAAGCACCAATAGATGGCCACAAGGTTCTGTGTTGTCAGGGAAAATTGGAAATCCAGAAGTCTTGTTCCAGAAGCTTGTGCAATTCCCAGAGTGTCTTTTGGAGCTACAGTCCCTTCCACTCTTGGAGATGCTACAGCATTTGAACAGATTATTGCCCCAGGTCGCTGCCACCTCTGGCCAGCTTTTGGGGATCTACTGGCTGAGGATTGCTAACTTCAAGAGGCCTACATCACAACCAGGTTGTTTGCTTTTATTTGAAACAGAGTTGTATGCAATTTCCAGTAGAATGGGTTTTAATGAAGATGACCAGGCCTTGGAGGTTTTTCACAAATCCTCTCTCTTGGATATCCAGGAAATTCAAGTGAGTTTTGCTGGACAGCTAGTCCGATTCATTGGCTCCTCTGAAGAAACTCTCTTGGTAGCATTCACTCACAACAAAGACCTTACCCAGACGTtatgcagaacattccacaacATATTTAAAGTATCTAAGGGTGTTGAAGGTACCAGTGCCCACCCTTTGCTCCAAGAAgacctcatgtctctctcactggATTGGAGGTCCCATGTCCCAGACCTCCTTCTAAGCAACCAACTTCGCATCACATCCCGATTCAAGAAAGACCATGCTGACCTGCTCTATATCCTACATGGCAACATGGAAGGGAGTGGCAAACCCTCTCTAGCGGACATTTGCCTTCTTCTCTACACTTGTGTCAAGATTGAAGACTCCTCTAACCAAAGTCAAGATGACCTATCTCAGTTCATTCTCACTGACACTCATGTAGGCCTGCTGCAGGAAGAGAGTGTGTTCCACGCCGTGCCACAAGGCTCCGACCTGGTTCCCATCCAGTCCCAATATCGGGGAATTGAACTTCGCAGACGTTCAGACATCCGGTGTCTTCTTGTCAGGCAAAATGATAATTGCATGGTTGTAGACATTCTGTATTCCAAGGCTTGTAAACTACAGGCTGAGACCAAAAGCAAAGATGAAGTTTCTGATCCCCTGTATGGGGGCCGCATAGCAGATTCCTGGAAGTTAAAATTTGGTTGCATCTCAGAAGCTATGATTCTAATCAATAATCTGTCTACCTAA
- the kif16ba gene encoding kinesin-like protein KIF16B isoform X5 has translation MTRWDEASFRTEVSYLEIYNERVRDLLRRKSTQTYNLRVREHPKDGPYVEDLSKHLVQNYSDVEELMEAGNINRTTASTDMNDTSSRSHAIFTINFTQAKFDAEMPCETVSKIHLVDLAGSERADATGATGVRLKEGGNINKSLVTLGNVISALADLTQDAVNTNLKKKQVFVPYRDSVLTWLLKDSLGGNSKTIMIATLSPADVNYGETLSTLRYANRAKNIINKPTINEDSNVKLIRELRAEIARLKALLIQGNQIALLDSPTALSMEEKLHQNEARVRELTKEWTNKWNETQNILKEETLALRKEGIGVVLDSELPHLIGIDDDLLSTGIILYHLKEGRTYVGRDDASTEQDIILHGLDLESEHCMFENQTGTVTLIPLNGAQCSVNGVQVTEPAPLNQGAVILLGRTNMFRFNHPKEAAKLREKRKSGLLSSFSLSMTDLSQSCENLSTVMLYNPGFFNERGPIFLRLEFERQQREELEKLEHKRRLIKEMEEKQKCEKAELERLQQEVESQQKESEQVQLRIRRQEESLRCRSQDIESRLRDLLAEKERFEEERGRDTQELDLQRRQQRKQQEEWNEREAQDVEVRRQQEAAERAEQTEIYRELERLKREREEQEVRLEAERRRLEEQEREQLSLVGRLEEQLRERHEAAAALLTREDRRRLENESCALAEIREVLLRAKEACERPDGEESWNEVRAAQASYTDFKAAQVEELSQLEDGLRMQKERLEKEVAAERATLALLVQAHKDRQRQLRETQEKGAQDATMLFQEEQRIKQAEQRLQFKERQLATLADSHLPAVAEERQRAAELLERGNAGGDSGRHSPPALDNTLYQVEKELEEKKEQLTLHCASAEQLQQLHDTYEFTANVARQEEKVRRKEKEILESRGKQQREALEQAVARLQRRHCALRRSISLEPENEELKHKGSILNTARATPELDQERVEREILKLKQRISESEGSGRSHSVSGDDKGSHTNSPVSPIIASLPGVLPIADERINAYIEEEVQRRLQKINLLNGDTVDLSFSSESLKEEEEVNESRSVRLTDEDDDKQQNHVNPRKLKYEIHSMPLLWRSFLHVPWHENSTYLNGSKTYSEEKEGEDHSDLDKADNPEKTTKDLIKNESLPCRQGNTAKWWHVGVMVHREKLDQTKTKHYECDIGTKYIDISTAVTTNNDMYYDVPGKRDTNLGCYILDKNQHLTCSQSKETEEENKLLDRSVLHTESHARDPVPDKATKVPIRQSSQTQISLNGYFGVNLTLVSTRHQKQPNERTFDLITRMLGAKQGYILGYFAGKLTAVYKDAGKCLQSTQKIIRQVRQRDANRLISSYLTMVGREPQQLQLELEPKSSNGAKEVSFANLADCDILNSSDNIGVLSGQSTNRWPQGSVLSGKIGNPEVLFQKLVQFPECLLELQSLPLLEMLQHLNRLLPQVAATSGQLLGIYWLRIANFKRPTSQPGCLLLFETELYAISSRMGFNEDDQALEVFHKSSLLDIQEIQVSFAGQLVRFIGSSEETLLVAFTHNKDLTQTLCRTFHNIFKVSKGVEGTSAHPLLQEDLMSLSLDWRSHVPDLLLSNQLRITSRFKKDHADLLYILHGNMEGSGKPSLADICLLLYTCVKIEDSSNQSQDDLSQFILTDTHVGLLQEESVFHAVPQGSDLVPIQSQYRGIELRRRSDIRCLLVRQNDNCMVVDILYSKACKLQAETKSKDEVSDPLYGGRIADSWKLKFGCISEAMILINNLST, from the exons ATGACACGATGGGACGAGGCCTCTTTCCGCACGGAAGTCAG TTATTTGGAGATCTACAATGAGCGTGTCAGAGACCTGCTCCGAAGAAAGTCCACACAGACTTACAACCTGAGGGTGAGGGAGCACCCCAAAGACGGACCCTATGTGGAGG ACCTGTCAAAGCATCTGGTGCAGAACTATAGTGACGTGGAGGAGCTGATGGAAGCAGGCAACATCAACCGCACCACGGCAAGCACCGACATGAACGACACCAGCAGCCGCTCGCACGCCATCTTCACCATCAACTTCACTCAG GCAAAGTTTGATGCAGAGATGCCTTGCGAGACGGTCAGTAAGATCCACCTGGTGGACCTGGCGGGCAGTGAGAGGGCGGACGCCACGGGAGCCACAGGTGTCAGGCTAAAGGAAGGAGGCAACATCAACAAATCTCTGGTTACCCTGGGCAATGTCATCTCCGCTTTGG ctgacctcaccCAGGATGCAGTAAACACCAACCTGAAGAAGAAGCAGGTGTTCGTGCCTTACAGAGACTCGGTGCTGACCTGGCTGCTGAAGGACAGTCTTGGAGGCAACTCCAAGACCATCATGATCGCAA CCCTTTCACCTGCTGACGTCAACTATGGAGAGACGCTGAGCACACTTCGCTACGCCAACCGTGCCAAGAACATCATCAACAAGCCCACAATCAACGAGGACTCCAACGTTAAGCTCATCAGGGAACTGAGGGCAGAAATCGCCCGACTAAAAGCACTCCTCATCCAGGGGAACCAG ATTGCTCTGCTAGATTCGCCCACCGCCTTGAGCATGGAGGAGAAACTGCACCAGAATGAAGCAAGG GTACGAGAGCTGACTAAGGAGTGGACTAACAAATGGAATGAAACTCAGAATATTCTGAAG GAAGAGACCCTTGCCCTAAGAAAAGAGGGGATCGGTGTGGTCCTAGACTCCGAGTTGCCGCACCTTATCGGAATTGACGATGACCTCCTTAGCACTGGGATTATCCTCTACCATCTAAAG GAGGGCAGAACGTATGTTGGCCGAGATGATGCATCAACAGAGCAGGATATCA TTCTCCATGGGTTGGACCTGGAGAGCGAACACTGCATGTTTGAGAACCAGACCGGCACAGTCACCCTGATACCGCTCAACGGGGCCCAATGTTCAGTAAATGGGGTGCAAGTGACAGAGCCAGCACCGCTCAATCAAG GTGCTGTCATCCTGCTAGGCAGAACAAACATGTTTCGTTTCAACCACCCTAAAGAGGCAGCTAAATTAAGGGAAAAAAGGAAG AGTGGGCTACTCTCCTCTTTCAGTTTGTCAATGACAGATCTTTCCCAGTCATGTGAGAACCTTTCCACCGTCATGCTTTACAACCCAGG TTTCTTCAATGAAAGGGGGCCCATCTTTCTCAG GTTAGAGTTTGAGAGACAGCAACGGGAAGAACTGGAAAAGCTGGAGCATAAAAG GAGGCTGAtcaaggagatggaggagaagcagaagtgTGAGAAGGCCGAGCTGGAGCGCCTGCAGCAGGAGGTGGAGTCCCAGCAGAAGGAGTCGGAGCAGGTCCAGCTCCGCATCCGGCGCCAAGAGGAGAGCCTCCGCTGCCGCAGCCAGGACATCGAGAGCCGCCTCCGCGACCTCCTGGCCGAGAAGGAGCGCTTCGAGGAGGAGCGAGGCCGCGACACTCAAGAGCTGGACCTGCAGAGACGGCAGCAGCGAAAGCAGCAGGAGGAGTGGAACGAGCGGGAGGCGCAGGACGTGGAGGTGCGGCGCCAGCAGGAGGCGGCCGAGCGCGCAGAGCAGACGGAAATCTACCGCGAGCTGGAGCGGCTGAAACGCGAGCGCGAGGAGCAGGAGGTGAGGTTGGAAGCGGAGCGCCGGCGCTTGGAGGAGCAGGAGCGCGAGCAGCTGAGTCTAGTCGGGCGCTTGGAGGAGCAGCTTCGCGAACGCCACGAGGCTGCCGCCGCACTCCTGACCCGCGAGGATCGCAGGCGCCTGGAGAACGAGAGCTGCGCCCTTGCCGAGATCCGTGAGGTCCTGCTCCGTGCCAAGGAGGCCTGTGAGCGCCCTGATGGTGAAGAATCCTGGAATGAGGTACGCGCCGCCCAGGCAAGCTATACAGACTTTAAGGCCGCCCAGGTAGAGGAGCTAAGCCAGCTGGAGGATGGGCTTCGAATGCAGAAGGAGCGTCTGGAGAAGGAGGTTGCAGCCGAACGTGCTACCCTAGCCCTGCTGGTCCAGGCGCACAAGGACCGTCAGCGGCAGCTACGGGAAACCCAAGAGAAGGGAGCACAGGACGCCACCATGCTTTTCCAGGAGGAGCAGCGAATCAAGCAGGCCGAGCAGCGCCTTCAGTTCAAGGAGCGCCAGTTAGCCACCCTGGCAGACAGCCACCTGCCAGCAGTTGCGGAGGAGAGGCAAAGAGCTGCCGAGCTACTCGAACGAGGCAACGCTGGCGGGGACAGCGGCCGCCACAGCCCCCCGGCCCTGGACAACACACTGTACCAGGTGGAGAAGGAGCtcgaggagaagaaggagcagctgacGTTGCACTGTGCCAGTGCCGAGCAGCTCCAGCAACTCCACGACACGTACGAGTTCACGGCCAACGTGGCAcggcaggaggagaaggtgcgaaggaaggagaaggagatctTAGAGTCGCGGGGAAAGCAGCAGCGAGAGGCCTTGGAGCAGGCTGTGGCACGCCTCCAGAGAAGGCACTGTGCCCTGAGGCGTAGCATCTCACTGGAGCCTGAGAACGAGGAGCTGAAACATAAAGGGTCAATCCTGAACACGGCACGGGCCACTCCAGAGCTAGACCAGGAAAG AGTGGAGCGTGAGATCCTGAAGCTGAAGCAGAGGATCAGTGAGAGTGAAGGGAGTGGGAGGAGCCACTCGGTGAGCGGCGATGACAAGGGCAGTCACACCAACTCTCCAGTCAGCCCCATCATCGCAAGCCTCCCGGGTGTACTGCCCATTGCAGACGAAAG GATCAATGCATACATTGAGGAGGAGGTTCAAAGAAGATTACAGAAGATTAATCTCCTGAATGGGGACACCGTTGATCTTTCATTTTCATCTGAGTCACTGAAG gaggaggaagaagttaATGAATCTAGGTCTGTAAGACTAACCGATGAG GATGATGACAAGCAACAAAATCATGTAAATCCAAGGAAACTGAAATATGAG ATACACTCCATGCCCTTGCTGTGGCGGAGTTTCCTGCATGTTCCTTGGCATGAGAATAGTACCTACTTGAATGGCAGTAAAACATATTCAGAAGAAAAAGAAGGGGAAGATCACTCAGATTTAGATAAAGCAGACAATCCAGAAAAGACAACCAAAGACTTAATCAAAAACGAGAGTCTACCTTGTAGACAAGGTAACACAGCCAAGTGGTGGCATGTAGGGGTGATGGTACATCGAGAAAAACTGGATCAAACAAAGACCAAGCACTATGAGTGTGACATTGGGACCAAATATATAGACATATCAACAGCTGTCACAACCAATAATGACATGTATTACGATGTCCCTGGAAAGAGAGACACCAACCTAGGTTGTTACATTCTTGACAAGAACCAACATCTTACGTGTAGCCAATCCAAAGAAACTGAAGAAGAAAACAAGCTTCTGGACAGATCTGTTTTGCACACTGAAAGTCACGCAAGGGATCCTGTACCTGATAAAGCTACTAAAGTCCCAATAAGACAAAGCTCACAGACTCAAATCTCTCTGAATGGCTACTTTGGTGTCAATCTGACCTTAGTGTCAACACGCCATCAAAAACAGCCAAATGAGAGGACCTTTGATCTGATCACTAGAATGCTGGGAGCAAAACAGGGTTACATTCTCGGATATTTTGCTGGAAAGCTAACTGCTGTTTACAAGGATGCTGGAAAATGTTTGCAAAGCACACAGAAAATTATCCGTCAGGTTAGACAAAGGGATGCAAACAGATTAATCAGCTCATACCTGACAATGGTAGGTAGGGAGCCTCAGCAACTGCAGCTTGAGTTGGAACCAAAATCTAGCAATGGAGCTAAGGAAGTTTCTTTTGCTAATTTGGCAGATTGTGATATTTTAAATTCCTCAGACAACATCGGTGTGCTTTCTGGTCAAAGCACCAATAGATGGCCACAAGGTTCTGTGTTGTCAGGGAAAATTGGAAATCCAGAAGTCTTGTTCCAGAAGCTTGTGCAATTCCCAGAGTGTCTTTTGGAGCTACAGTCCCTTCCACTCTTGGAGATGCTACAGCATTTGAACAGATTATTGCCCCAGGTCGCTGCCACCTCTGGCCAGCTTTTGGGGATCTACTGGCTGAGGATTGCTAACTTCAAGAGGCCTACATCACAACCAGGTTGTTTGCTTTTATTTGAAACAGAGTTGTATGCAATTTCCAGTAGAATGGGTTTTAATGAAGATGACCAGGCCTTGGAGGTTTTTCACAAATCCTCTCTCTTGGATATCCAGGAAATTCAAGTGAGTTTTGCTGGACAGCTAGTCCGATTCATTGGCTCCTCTGAAGAAACTCTCTTGGTAGCATTCACTCACAACAAAGACCTTACCCAGACGTtatgcagaacattccacaacATATTTAAAGTATCTAAGGGTGTTGAAGGTACCAGTGCCCACCCTTTGCTCCAAGAAgacctcatgtctctctcactggATTGGAGGTCCCATGTCCCAGACCTCCTTCTAAGCAACCAACTTCGCATCACATCCCGATTCAAGAAAGACCATGCTGACCTGCTCTATATCCTACATGGCAACATGGAAGGGAGTGGCAAACCCTCTCTAGCGGACATTTGCCTTCTTCTCTACACTTGTGTCAAGATTGAAGACTCCTCTAACCAAAGTCAAGATGACCTATCTCAGTTCATTCTCACTGACACTCATGTAGGCCTGCTGCAGGAAGAGAGTGTGTTCCACGCCGTGCCACAAGGCTCCGACCTGGTTCCCATCCAGTCCCAATATCGGGGAATTGAACTTCGCAGACGTTCAGACATCCGGTGTCTTCTTGTCAGGCAAAATGATAATTGCATGGTTGTAGACATTCTGTATTCCAAGGCTTGTAAACTACAGGCTGAGACCAAAAGCAAAGATGAAGTTTCTGATCCCCTGTATGGGGGCCGCATAGCAGATTCCTGGAAGTTAAAATTTGGTTGCATCTCAGAAGCTATGATTCTAATCAATAATCTGTCTACCTAA